In Fluviicola taffensis DSM 16823, the following are encoded in one genomic region:
- a CDS encoding DEAD/DEAH box helicase: MSSSPTNIADFIHALSDMPKSDMLVNFTESIESLVPYSTLPKDKFEVQLDGKWKSLWQTANKFRLESDVNSLCLVYGVVSATIRESEIQSPLLIIPLSWEYIRINNILQLELNEELIEVNPYIKFLYSELSKESFPDFPEGFNLEEKLEWVSEQFQKLSIESIISPQIYVGNFHYHRFHLLRELEGIEKSEHKNSLIQQLLGSDFEVLPELDLLPDLLTAADTDQRAVFETLRTQNVLLQGPPGTGKSQVLINILGKSMKSKLKTLVVSEKRVALDVLVKKLSEAQLDSFAFVVHSQTKSRDLLAQLKSSWKVLEDSNFQEVQNLRLSEQLQANLQLLLDRLNTSDYFAGVSYSQLQELLQETPVLNQRFSSLSPNIDEWLTSKAVIQQLDEALNGFSKLKGLKTTFFEQWNGDQVIKNALSSLNAVQQKLSDLHTFGDLEKLIAVLGRCQLVENENYKAYSQLLSKPKEWKKFQKQVQLLKELSEKLLLLEKENQVWKQTPSKSQVESWQQASSWLQLRKRKKSISRLVNDSSILPEIALSNWKNYLEEKAKLKELEIYFNELGLEANLLALEIGMGYALSLEKESGSPLSEIGSWSKSKRRTILEAGSELNHLKSTLIRHFELNDSIVLVDFLHQKQKDFVELSVVTEKLKLLPRFFFTLLSEVHSWKEMQELILFSSLKKIESITPELAKFSGQFLANRLDELIAMENQEFVDFSASLRFQIQKQFAEFEELLRTPSQKLSPSQKELKARLKKGKSLLVKEFGKSRNNQTIRNLLESEAKEWVQLLIPIWLATPNQVADHFPLETNLFDLVLFDEASQIPLPNGLGSLFRSKRALVAGDEQQMAPSNYFGKNFGFHDLLHQASYYFERVSLHHHYRSENRELIQFSNKHFYKNELIVYPAPNRKEVLFYHYVENGLFDERKNQLEAKAVASFLETFSNWENQTLGIVAFSEEQLKTIWFACSLRVQELITLGQEENTLFFKALETVQGDEADVLIVSLGYARNSEGSFHMRFGPLNQSNGYKRLNVLLTRAKQEMHFFTSVKSTDFELSDNESVNLLRRFLQELEAYKASEKAFIFPYDLEVDSIEKNVVQFKNSYGKIPSGIDLVTFHRVMKQRNWNLNY, from the coding sequence ATGAGTTCTTCACCAACAAATATCGCTGATTTTATACATGCTCTTTCGGACATGCCGAAGTCTGATATGCTGGTGAATTTTACAGAATCCATCGAATCTCTCGTTCCATATTCAACTCTTCCTAAAGATAAATTCGAAGTTCAGTTGGATGGTAAATGGAAGAGTTTGTGGCAAACTGCTAATAAGTTTCGATTAGAATCGGATGTCAATTCATTGTGTTTGGTTTATGGTGTCGTTTCAGCTACAATTCGTGAGTCTGAGATTCAATCTCCGCTGTTGATTATTCCTCTTAGTTGGGAATATATCCGAATCAACAATATCCTTCAACTCGAACTCAATGAAGAATTGATAGAGGTAAATCCTTACATCAAGTTTCTATATTCTGAGTTGAGCAAAGAGTCTTTTCCTGATTTTCCAGAAGGATTTAATTTGGAAGAAAAATTAGAATGGGTGAGTGAACAATTCCAAAAATTGAGCATCGAATCGATCATTTCTCCCCAAATTTATGTGGGAAATTTTCATTATCACCGATTTCATTTATTGCGAGAATTGGAAGGAATTGAAAAATCGGAACATAAAAATTCTCTGATTCAACAATTGCTAGGTTCTGATTTTGAAGTACTCCCAGAGCTGGATTTGCTTCCTGATTTGTTAACGGCTGCTGATACCGATCAACGAGCAGTTTTTGAAACACTTCGCACACAGAATGTCTTACTTCAAGGACCTCCTGGAACAGGAAAATCGCAAGTTTTGATTAATATTCTTGGAAAATCAATGAAGAGCAAGCTGAAAACCTTGGTTGTTTCTGAGAAAAGGGTTGCTTTGGATGTTCTTGTTAAAAAACTCTCAGAAGCACAATTGGATTCTTTCGCATTTGTGGTTCATAGCCAAACAAAATCACGAGATTTACTAGCTCAATTGAAAAGTAGTTGGAAGGTATTGGAAGATTCTAATTTTCAGGAAGTCCAAAATTTAAGATTATCCGAACAGCTTCAGGCGAACTTGCAATTGTTGCTCGATCGCTTAAACACTTCCGATTATTTTGCGGGGGTTTCATACAGTCAATTACAGGAATTGCTACAAGAAACTCCAGTTCTCAATCAGCGATTTTCAAGTTTAAGCCCGAATATTGATGAATGGTTGACTAGTAAAGCGGTTATCCAGCAATTAGATGAAGCCTTGAATGGGTTTTCGAAACTAAAAGGGTTGAAAACAACTTTCTTCGAACAATGGAATGGCGATCAAGTGATTAAAAATGCACTTTCGAGTTTGAATGCTGTGCAGCAAAAATTAAGTGATTTACATACATTTGGTGATCTGGAAAAACTGATAGCAGTGTTGGGTCGTTGCCAATTGGTGGAAAATGAAAATTACAAAGCGTATAGTCAACTTCTTTCAAAACCCAAAGAGTGGAAGAAATTTCAGAAGCAGGTTCAACTACTGAAAGAGTTATCGGAAAAACTACTACTTCTTGAAAAAGAGAACCAAGTTTGGAAACAAACACCTTCTAAAAGTCAAGTGGAGTCTTGGCAACAGGCGAGTAGTTGGCTTCAACTCCGAAAACGAAAAAAATCGATTTCAAGATTAGTCAATGACTCATCGATTTTACCGGAAATTGCTCTTTCAAATTGGAAGAATTATTTGGAAGAGAAAGCGAAACTGAAAGAATTGGAAATTTATTTCAATGAGTTAGGTTTAGAAGCAAATCTACTTGCTTTGGAGATCGGAATGGGTTACGCACTTAGTTTGGAAAAGGAAAGCGGTTCGCCATTGAGTGAAATTGGAAGTTGGTCCAAATCAAAAAGGAGGACTATCCTTGAAGCTGGTTCAGAATTAAATCACTTGAAATCAACCTTGATTCGTCATTTTGAATTAAACGATTCTATTGTTTTGGTCGATTTCTTGCATCAGAAACAAAAGGATTTTGTGGAATTAAGTGTTGTAACTGAAAAATTAAAGTTGCTTCCGCGTTTCTTTTTCACATTGCTTTCAGAAGTTCATTCTTGGAAAGAAATGCAGGAGTTGATTTTGTTTAGTTCGCTCAAAAAAATAGAATCGATAACTCCTGAACTAGCTAAATTTTCGGGTCAATTTTTGGCGAATCGGTTGGATGAATTAATCGCTATGGAGAATCAAGAATTTGTTGATTTTTCTGCTTCTCTTCGTTTTCAAATTCAGAAGCAATTTGCAGAATTTGAGGAACTTTTGAGAACTCCAAGTCAGAAACTTTCACCTTCTCAAAAAGAATTGAAAGCACGTTTGAAAAAAGGAAAATCACTTTTAGTGAAAGAATTTGGAAAATCGAGAAATAACCAAACCATTCGAAATTTACTGGAGAGTGAAGCCAAAGAGTGGGTGCAATTGCTGATTCCAATTTGGTTGGCAACACCCAATCAAGTAGCAGATCATTTTCCGTTGGAAACAAATTTATTTGATTTAGTGTTGTTTGATGAAGCGAGTCAGATTCCTTTACCAAATGGCTTGGGCTCTTTGTTCCGATCTAAAAGAGCATTAGTTGCTGGTGATGAGCAGCAAATGGCACCGTCCAATTATTTTGGGAAAAATTTTGGATTCCACGATTTGTTGCATCAAGCCTCATACTATTTTGAGCGCGTTTCATTACATCATCATTATCGCTCTGAGAACAGAGAATTGATTCAATTTTCAAACAAACATTTTTACAAGAATGAGTTGATTGTCTATCCAGCACCAAATCGGAAAGAAGTACTTTTTTATCACTATGTGGAAAATGGTCTTTTTGATGAACGAAAAAATCAATTGGAAGCGAAAGCAGTTGCGTCATTTTTAGAGACGTTTTCCAATTGGGAAAATCAAACGCTTGGAATAGTTGCTTTTTCTGAAGAACAATTGAAAACTATTTGGTTCGCATGTTCACTGAGAGTTCAAGAATTAATAACGCTTGGACAAGAAGAAAACACACTGTTTTTCAAAGCATTGGAAACTGTTCAAGGAGATGAAGCAGACGTTTTGATTGTCAGTTTGGGATATGCGCGAAATTCAGAAGGTTCTTTTCACATGCGCTTCGGACCACTCAATCAAAGCAACGGATATAAGCGTTTAAATGTTTTGTTAACTCGTGCAAAACAAGAAATGCACTTCTTTACTTCTGTGAAATCAACTGATTTTGAGCTGTCAGATAATGAATCGGTGAATTTATTGAGAAGGTTTTTACAAGAATTGGAAGCCTATAAAGCTTCTGAAAAAGCATTTATTTTTCCGTATGATCTGGAAGTTGACTCGATTGAAAAAAATGTAGTTCAATTCAAGAATAGTTATGGTAAAATTCCCAGTGGAATTGATTTAGTAACCTTTCATCGGGTGATGAAGCAACGCAATTGGAACTTGAATTATTAA
- a CDS encoding cystathionine gamma-synthase: protein MNPFSMKEQDMKFGTKAIHAGVQPDPTTGAIMTPIYQTSTYVQESPGVNKGYGYARGKNPTRDALQANIAALENGKHCVCFSSGVAATDAVLKLLSPGDEVITGDDLYGGTYRLFTKIYEKFGIKFHFIDLTNADNVKQYINSNTKLIWAETPTNPTMQIIDIEAVSTIAKAHNIIMVADNTFASPYLQNPLDLGADIVMHSVTKYLGGHSDVVMGALITNDEKIHEQLYFILNSSGANPGPMDSFLVLRGIKTLHLRMQRHCENGKQIAHFLKDHPAIEKVYWPGFPEHPNHEIAKKQMRDFGGMISIVLKDKSVENTYKVASSFKVFSLAESLGGVESLINHPATMTHASIPKAEREKAGVVDNLLRLSVGVEHVDDLIADLQQALA from the coding sequence ATGAATCCATTTTCTATGAAAGAACAAGATATGAAATTTGGTACCAAAGCTATTCATGCTGGCGTACAACCTGATCCAACAACTGGAGCAATCATGACTCCTATTTATCAAACGTCTACTTACGTTCAGGAATCCCCTGGAGTTAATAAAGGTTATGGTTATGCGAGAGGGAAAAATCCAACGCGTGATGCGCTTCAAGCAAATATTGCGGCGTTAGAAAATGGAAAACATTGCGTTTGTTTCAGCAGTGGTGTTGCAGCAACAGATGCCGTCTTGAAATTATTGAGCCCTGGTGATGAAGTGATTACTGGCGATGATTTGTATGGAGGAACTTACCGTTTATTTACCAAAATATATGAGAAGTTCGGAATCAAGTTTCATTTCATCGATTTAACAAATGCTGACAATGTAAAACAGTATATCAACTCAAACACCAAATTGATTTGGGCGGAGACTCCAACAAATCCAACGATGCAAATCATCGATATTGAAGCAGTTTCAACGATTGCAAAAGCTCACAATATTATCATGGTCGCTGATAATACATTTGCTTCACCTTATTTGCAAAATCCATTGGATTTAGGTGCGGATATCGTCATGCACTCAGTTACCAAATATTTAGGAGGACATTCAGATGTGGTAATGGGAGCATTAATCACAAACGACGAGAAAATTCACGAGCAATTGTATTTCATTTTGAATAGTTCAGGAGCAAATCCAGGACCGATGGATTCATTCTTGGTATTGCGCGGAATTAAAACGTTGCATTTACGTATGCAGCGTCATTGCGAAAACGGGAAACAGATTGCACATTTCCTGAAAGATCATCCAGCAATTGAGAAAGTATATTGGCCAGGTTTTCCAGAGCATCCGAATCATGAAATTGCTAAAAAACAAATGCGCGATTTTGGTGGAATGATCTCTATCGTGTTGAAAGATAAAAGTGTTGAAAACACATATAAAGTAGCTTCTTCTTTTAAAGTATTCTCATTAGCAGAATCTTTAGGTGGTGTTGAATCATTGATCAACCATCCAGCAACAATGACTCATGCTTCCATTCCAAAAGCGGAAAGAGAAAAAGCAGGAGTGGTAGATAATTTACTTCGCTTGAGTGTTGGTGTAGAACATGTAGATGATTTAATTGCAGATTTACAGCAAGCGCTAGCTTAA